In Cataglyphis hispanica isolate Lineage 1 chromosome 19, ULB_Chis1_1.0, whole genome shotgun sequence, the genomic window ttacttttttcatgAACACATCTGCAATTGCATGTCTTTTCAAATggaatcatgttttttttttttaataaatcgatttCTTTCGTCATATCTTTATCTTCTATACgtcaaataagattttaaaaatggatatttttGCTTgacattatgaaaaaaaaaagatttataaataagctttaaataatttataaaagtaattgttAACACATTaaacaatgttttttaattttaaaaatgtttgtcaCATTGATCAAAtaagtatacaatatatacaaacatttaaatattaagaatgcgtttaatttttatgtaattgattttgaaaaaacgaagaaactaataggtaattatatatatatatatacacacacacatacacacacacacacaaaataaatggcgcgctCTTATATTGTTCtagtatgttataaaattctcatagtagttttaataaaaaagagaaacttttttatcagACTAAAATCAGAATCTGACAATAAATGATTAACATGGATGATTAATTTGtgcaaaatagattattttaatttataattatttattttattcttttacatattttctgttGAATATAGGTGCACattcttttgcttttttctctccctctctctctttttccatttttctttctttttaaatatgtttttaaaatatattatatatatttagatataggAAAAATCGCACATATATTCAAAACTTGCGATATAGTGCAAActgtacataaattttttaatttatttccagTACATTAATGTATacgatgtattatatgtataagttttcaaacattttatacaatacaatacaTGTAATGCATCGATTTCttcttatcaaaattgaaagattgaAATTCGAGgctgcataaaaaattaaaaaaaataaatttcttttaatataatgatcgTATACTTTAATGATCTCTGAATACATAACaatgatacaataataaacatataatatataataatttatatatttattctaatttgacacatattacaaatagcattattacatattcagGGACaagtattattatcatttgtgTACATTTTAATGAATCGATAATGTTTATATCATAATCTATTACATAATTCTCTCATAGACGGTTTAGTATTTATatgcgaaatttattttttgctaaagAATAACTTTTGGGGTATGTACGGAAAAAATTACGACCGCTTAGCAATacgttgaaaaattatagcaGACTAATAAATACATCAATATGATATCTCACAACAGTTGCAAAACTGTTTTCGCTGAATGCaaaataatgtgtattattaGTATGactaaatttaaagtttggTTTGCTCtgtgattataatattgctcTCGCCGGAATTTTGCCTTGATAGATTCCGGTTTTCCTCGTTTTTCTGACAAGCCTTTCTCGCCTGTTCCAAAAGATTCTGTGCCATTTCCTTGCCCGTCTTCTCCaccattttcttaaaatagcCGTCCGGTTTGTCATGCAATAATTCGTATGGAATGCCAAATTCCTATTCGTACATTGATTATTAGATATACggattctctttttctcttgagaaaatttcaaaaaaatcctatttttccttgtaattttgtaaaaaaagtttgagtgtgaaagaggaaaaataaatactgcaaaattgttaattttatctacatacaagctaatatatgattttaaaacaattacgttcagaaatgaaaaagaaaagcttacaaaaatatcgaaattttatattgtacttttaattattaaattattttatttcatcgctTTTCTGGAACTccaattatgatataaatttaaacattgatTGTCCATTTTATAAGAgatatctgttaaaattctatttaaatgtgtaaaatttgtaaattttttttctaaaataattatataaagagaagaaatattgtgtgtttttataattatcatttataaaatcaatatttttttatcatatttcatgTTTCAACGAAATACGTACCACAATGCAACCGTTTTCCATCACGATGATGCGATCACTATCTATGATGGTATTCAAACGATGCGCTATCGTAATGACAGtgcagtttttaaaattatttcttattgtgTCTTGAATTACGGTATCGGTGCTAAAAAcggaaatacaaatttaaaataattacaaagacagaatatcaaatttatagattGACCATTCATCGATCTAGTGTCTTTGCTGAAGAGAcgatttgatataaaaatttccgaTATTGTTAAACTTTAGAGcacgaattttatttgtaacgaGCTCGCTGAGAATCGCTAAAATCTATCGAGACTCACTGCGAATCGATGTTGGCGGTGGCCTCGTCAAGAACGAGCAGGCGATTATTTCTCAAGATCGCTCTAGCCAGGCATATGAGCTGCCTTTGACCAACGCTAAAATTGTGACCACTGTGGAGAACGATGTGATCCAGGGCAACCCCGTTTAGCTCGACTAGTCGAAGCACTTCCCACAGCCTCACGTCGTCGTACTGATTGAACGGATCCAGGTTGTAGCGTAGACTCTCGGAGAAGAGCACCGGCTCCTGAGGTATGATAGAGATTTTGGCGCGCAATTCCTGCAGACCTATCGTTTTCGTTACCAGGCCATCAATTATGATCTCGCCTTCTAGACCTTCGTCGAACAGGCGAAAAAGAGCGGAGATCAAGGAAGACTTGCCGGCGCCAGTTCGTCCCACTACACCGATCTTCCAGCCAGGCTCGATAGAGAAGTTCAGATTCTGTGAAATAATTcgcgcataaaatatatgacgtgcattgtattgtaataaagTGATCGCTTTGCCCACCTTCAAGACAAACGGATCGTTCCTGTCGTACTTCATGCTGACATCCTTGAACGTTAATTGCCCTTTGAATGGCCACGTGGGCGGCGGAGGGTTGTCCGAGATAGCAGCTGATTCCGCGGGAAGATTTGTATATTGGAGAATTCTTTCCACAGCTGTCATTAGCGAAAAAGTCTCGACCATCTGTTTTATGCCGAACTGCATAGCACCGGCTAGGATTAATGATTGCGAAATTGCCAGACCTACATCGCCACCGGATACACCGcctagaaattaaaatttttttattttttttttaaacaaagttACGAcgttatataatgtaaaatatatattgttcccTTCTTACAAatgcgtaaatatttttttctttattcataaTAGCATATATTCTCGTACATTTTGACATCTGTCAAAAAAAAGCtatatgtaacatttaattGTTAGTCTAGTATTttctaatacaataaattgcaTAGAAACGATTAACGATGAATAGTtcgaaatatcaaagaaatatcaaaaattacgtaccattttcatttaatattatgaaggAATAGCAGAGACAGGCGATGTACAAGCATATCAATGTGTCCAGAACGAGACCGAAGGCAGCCCCGCATACCAAAACTTGATACCACGCACCACTGTGTGCATTCTGCAATGCATCGAATTTGTTTCGCATCATCTTCTCGATGCCGATGCCGCTGCTTCTGATCGTCGGCAAGCCATTCAGCGTAGCGTTTATGTGTGAAAACAACGGGCTTTTgcctaaaaataaatcgaacaTGAATGTTTCATACactgttgaaaaatttggcTTAACATACGCATATCGCAAACGACtcacacaaatttttctattaatttaatataatatgaatatgttaaatggtgttactaatattaatatttaatattaattaaattattaatttaatattaatttaatattaatatttcaacatggATGCAAGCTTCatagaaatttgaaataaattttgtgtaaaaccAGCATATTTttaaggataaaaataaaaaaatgttattgacagTCTATAGTCATCCTcacttctattttaaaataaaatcattctttttttcgtaaattttaacagataagttttgtcactaataatacagaatatatctattgtgtaaaattaaaaatataacattgttttattcttaaacttttctgttttaataatttaacatttgaattctattaatacaacagcaatatattaaattaacacattgttaattgaataatgaatcgttaaatataacaaatgtcttaaatatttaacacttcGCGtgttaatttgaatttaaaaaattttaataagaaaattttccaACAGTATAGCTCGTGGATCTGTTCCAAGAGTATTAGAATCCAgatatattagtatttaatGAATCTAaagattctaaattataaaaattatgtaagaaCTTCAAATCTAAGAATtcgattttaatgatttaagaaaatcaagaaatatcTGAGAAAAATATCGCTGTATATAAGGTATTagctttaataatgataacttCTCTGTATACTTACTTACTCCTTCAAGACGTTTGACGCTTTGAGCGGTTCTGAGGTAGAActttgttatgaaaaaaaataaaataagcataATCACTATCGGTATTATCATCCATCGATTAAGTATCGACACCATGATTAGTATAGCTACTAGTACAATGTTTATCTGAAATGCTTCGAGTATTGTTGCGGGTAAAAGTTCGTCTATCGTGCCAATGTCCtttgaaaatctatttaaGATTCGtcctgaaaaaatttatatctaagcgatatctaaaaaaaggaattatgaaaaatataaaagttataaagtatatatatgatgtgatttttatatttcaaggagagtaaaattattatgtataaaaattatttaaataattgtaatttctaTTGTAATGTTACAGAGATACGCGATTCAAGATTCATTTTCGTCAATcaacatatttcattttatcgcAGATAAATGGgaatcattataatatcaataatactcgtggaatttaaaagaaaatatttccttttgttctcaaatttaaaataatccaaaattatcataattcctcttatctaatatatatatttttttttatttatattatccttttttattcattttattgctACGCTTACCGGAAGGATTGGTATGAAAGAAGGACATGCGCGCCTGCAACAGATTGGAGAACATGGTGTTGTGCAGGTTGATACTGGAGTTCATGCAGATCTTCATGAAGAGGAAGCTGCGGAACACTGTTGTAGCGGTGCAGGCGAGAATGCAGAATGTGTAAACGTATATAGCGTCCATGGTACTGAGCAGACCGTCCGAATTTAGGGTGAAGATCGATGCCAGGAAACTGTTGTTACGCATATTCATGTCCCTTTTACTGACTCGATTGACGTCGACAGCGTCTTCATTTTGCCTGAGCTGTTCCACATTGGTCCAATACGAAACCCAGTAATCGTTGCCGGTGGTAGCGATTTGGCTGATGATGAAGAATAGCAGCAGCACGAACAGAATGAAGTAGTTGCCACCgtgatgtaaatattttttatataccttGCCAGATATATGCCCGTGCATTATCGCTTCACCGACTGAACTGTTTTCCATGTAATCCGAATCGTCGATATTCGAATACTacgcaaaaagatatttacttggacaaaaattgatatgaatCGAATAATTGGAAGTATATACTTTATTCGCagctatattaattatcaaagatatttattcagacagcacacaatatttataaaatatgtacaaaatatttataataattatttgaatatttgataaatatttattaaaataaatatatttataaatatttctctaatctTAGATATAGCAGATCATAAAGACTcatcataaatatcataaaaatattcataaaaatatttacaaaatattatttaaaatatttgtttttattgtttattattttttacttaccataaatattatataaaatatttagtctatattttaataacatattgaataaagtttttgatatatataaaataattataatttttttaaaaataaataataaaaaatatttatcataaatattgtgtacTGTCTGGGTCATATAGCTTTGCGCGGTGtaagatcaaaataaaaaaaatctaagtaAACTCAGACTCtctaattaatacattatttatacacatctcattattatattatttgtgattttatatCACCCAAAGTTAAACatctttgataattaatacagCTATGAGAAAGAGcacatatttctaattattccattatatttgtattgaaCTAATTTTTTGTCTAACAAAAACaacgagaaaaaattataagtcaACAAATGGTAGTTATTGTCTTACAACGATGGAGCTTGCGATCGTCATTTCCGAAATACGCCTGAATACCGAGATATTCTTCGAAGACATTTCCGAGATTCGTTTCgcgttttcttctttcttttgcgTTTCATGACTTGTCGTCAATTCATTCATCCTCTCAACGAAATCTTTGTTTGATTCCACCAGTTCGTTATAGCTTCCTTGTGTCTTTACGAAACCCTTCAAGCAAAATTAAACAGATTATTGGGTCGTTCGGaaagtaattttgtttttttttcttttagaaatatttttcattacatcttgataacaaaatttttcattatatatatttttcattatatcttgataaaaaaatttcttgttcatattattgtgttttaattttattatttaattttattattatatgttaattttaatacgcatatttttttttagttttgatATATGACTTATTCTCTCatggattaaatatattactttatgaaaatattagcaattagaaaaaaaaaggatcaattaatttgataaaatatatgattaatatttttgctattaagCGATactagcaataaaatttttgtatgagagatttaaatttaatttttcgagttGGAATAGAAAGGATAATTTAGAGGATCAAAATGCTGATTCAGAAATCTTTAATTCGACACTCACTCGCTCCAGCACGATAATGTGGTCTGCTTGTTTTAGAAACTGCAACTGATGAGTGACAAGAATCCTCGTCTTTCCGTGGAGATACTCGGTGATGCATTTCTTGTAGAGATGTTTGGCGACATGAGTGTCTACCGCGCTCAAAGGATCGTCGAGCAAATAAAGATCAGCTTGCCTGTAGACCGCCCTCGCGAGATTTACCCGCGCCCTTTGACCTCCGGAGAGAGACGCACCTCTTTCACCGACTATTGTCATATCACCCTGAGGCAACTGTTGAAAGTCCTTTATCAACGCGCACACGTTTGTCACCTGAAACCgccaatattaaaatataaaatattaaagatgattGGAAaacctaaaaataaaaaaacttgaatgCTTCTCATTTAGTCcaacatttttctaataattgaaatatttaagaaagaaagatttagaaaaaaaatatataagttatatatttttatttattgaatcttgataaatatattaaaaataaattttttttaatcaaataaattatgttaattttaatttttttatttaagtgaatatatactttgtttccaaaatattttgttatattaaataaattattattttcatgtaataaaaattataattttttaaacaaaatattaaaaattataacataaaaaaatatttatttaaagataaaaaattatttattgaaataaaagaaaaatatgtttttgaaacaagcagcttaaaattaaaaatgttttttaaagaaatttgtataataaagataaaaaacaaattttttttttatttgcaaataaatcatactttgcttttattttatattttactaattaaaatatatttgctgcttGATTGAAATAACTCCTTTGCaagtatctaaataaatataaataaataattttttaaaataaaaaaaaatattttgtacttgGTACATTTTTCAGTATATACCTCATTATATCTGACTCTATCGAAGGGTTGGCCAAACAATATGTTGTCCTTCACGGTGCCACTGAAGAGCCAGGGTTCTTGGCTGGCGTAGGAGATGCGCAGATTCGTATTGTCCATGTGATAACCGTTAaccattttattttcgtaagaaacatttttcgaaGATTCATGCATGAAAACTACGGTGCCCGCACCGGGATTCAGCTCTTTCAGCAGCAGATAGAGGACGGAAGACTTACCGGAGCCCACGGGACCAACCAGGGCGCACAACTCGCCCGGGTTGATGATCGCAGAAATGTCACACAAGGTCGGTGGCAGTTGACCGTTGATCCAATTCGCGGAGACGCGATGAAGCTTCACGCAAACTGGACGGTCATGTAATTCCTGCTCGAAAGTTTTGTTCTTGAAGATCTCTATTTGATTGCTCGTAACAGTTGCTTTGCTCAATTTTTCATCTTCAGGTAAAGGCAAACGCGGCGTTTCCTTGTTTACTTCGTCCATCAGCAGAATATCCTGCGTGTTGAACGCTCCGTTAGtgattgaataaatatgtaaggGCAAAAAGTAGGAGAATCgatttataatgcaatttaaaacGCGATTACGCACCTCCAATCGATTCATTGATACTATCATTTCGCCCAAAAATATAAGCGCTTGCGGAAAGTACATGGCCGCGGTGAGTTGAAGGATGTTGAAAAATGTTGCAAGAGTGTAAGTTATATCAGCGCTCAG contains:
- the LOC126856613 gene encoding ATP-binding cassette sub-family C member 4-like isoform X2, whose translation is MNKDTTHMKRSPKETANIFSRLFFWWTLNLFLKGSKTDLKESDIYQCLKEDDSEKVTDHLEKYWNRELEKLEKLEYTVGKDGQKVPLKRNARPRLYKALFGAFWLPYFIDGIYIFIHACVLKILIPILQGWIVSYFIEKRTSQTDKIGKNETMIYIACLVLCTFSSSLMSTHFILIAQQIGMRQRVACSSLVYRKILRLSQTSLSQTGAGQIVNLLSNDVNRFDTVSIYLNFIWIMPFQVTIMGYIMWQKIGGSIFVGIGLLLIICLPIQGTFSLLSRNIRAMIAPLTDRRVQLMNELIAGIQVIKMYAWEKPFSKIVSITRALEIKKIRFSAYVRAAYLAIIVFTERLLLYFTLVTFVLWGNDLSADITYTLATFFNILQLTAAMYFPQALIFLGEMIVSMNRLEDILLMDEVNKETPRLPLPEDEKLSKATVTSNQIEIFKNKTFEQELHDRPVCVKLHRVSANWINGQLPPTLCDISAIINPGELCALVGPVGSGKSSVLYLLLKELNPGAGTVVFMHESSKNVSYENKMVNGYHMDNTNLRISYASQEPWLFSGTVKDNILFGQPFDRVRYNEVTNVCALIKDFQQLPQGDMTIVGERGASLSGGQRARVNLARAVYRQADLYLLDDPLSAVDTHVAKHLYKKCITEYLHGKTRILVTHQLQFLKQADHIIVLERGFVKTQGSYNELVESNKDFVERMNELTTSHETQKKEENAKRISEMSSKNISVFRRISEMTIASSIVYSNIDDSDYMENSSVGEAIMHGHISGKVYKKYLHHGGNYFILFVLLLFFIISQIATTGNDYWVSYWTNVEQLRQNEDAVDVNRVSKRDMNMRNNSFLASIFTLNSDGLLSTMDAIYVYTFCILACTATTVFRSFLFMKICMNSSINLHNTMFSNLLQARMSFFHTNPSGRILNRFSKDIGTIDELLPATILEAFQINIFYLRTAQSVKRLEGVSKSPLFSHINATLNGLPTIRSSGIGIEKMMRNKFDALQNAHSGAWYQVLVCGAAFGLVLDTLICLYIACLCYSFIILNENGGVSGGDVGLAISQSLILAGAMQFGIKQMVETFSLMTAVERILQYTNLPAESAAISDNPPPPTWPFKGQLTFKDVSMKYDRNDPFVLKNLNFSIEPGWKIGVVGRTGAGKSSLISALFRLFDEGLEGEIIIDGLVTKTIGLQELRAKISIIPQEPVLFSESLRYNLDPFNQYDDVRLWEVLRLVELNGVALDHIVLHSGHNFSVGQRQLICLARAILRNNRLLVLDEATANIDSHTDTVIQDTIRNNFKNCTVITIAHRLNTIIDSDRIIVMENGCIVEFGIPYELLHDKPDGYFKKMVEKTGKEMAQNLLEQARKACQKNEENRNLSRQNSGESNIIITEQTKL
- the LOC126856613 gene encoding ATP-binding cassette sub-family C member 4-like isoform X1, with the translated sequence MNKDTTHMKRSPKETANIFSRLFFWWTLNLFLKGSKTDLKESDIYQCLKEDDSEKVTDHLEKYWNRELEKLEKLEYTVGKDGQKVPLKRNARPRLYKALFGAFWLPYFIDGIYIFIHACVLKILIPILQGWIVSYFIEKRTSQTDKIGKNETMIYIACLVLCTFSSSLMSTHFILIAQQIGMRQRVACSSLVYRKILRLSQTSLSQTGAGQIVNLLSNDVNRFDTVSIYLNFIWIMPFQVTIMGYIMWQKIGGSIFVGIGLLLIICLPIQGTFSLLSRNIRAMIAPLTDRRVQLMNELIAGIQVIKMYAWEKPFSKIVSITRALEIKKIRFSAYVRAAYLAIIVFTERLLLYFTLVTFVLWGNDLSADITYTLATFFNILQLTAAMYFPQALIFLGEMIVSMNRLEDILLMDEVNKETPRLPLPEDEKLSKATVTSNQIEIFKNKTFEQELHDRPVCVKLHRVSANWINGQLPPTLCDISAIINPGELCALVGPVGSGKSSVLYLLLKELNPGAGTVVFMHESSKNVSYENKMVNGYHMDNTNLRISYASQEPWLFSGTVKDNILFGQPFDRVRYNEVTNVCALIKDFQQLPQGDMTIVGERGASLSGGQRARVNLARAVYRQADLYLLDDPLSAVDTHVAKHLYKKCITEYLHGKTRILVTHQLQFLKQADHIIVLERGFVKTQGSYNELVESNKDFVERMNELTTSHETQKKEENAKRISEMSSKNISVFRRISEMTIASSIVYSNIDDSDYMENSSVGEAIMHGHISGKVYKKYLHHGGNYFILFVLLLFFIISQIATTGNDYWVSYWTNVEQLRQNEDAVDVNRVSKRDMNMRNNSFLASIFTLNSDGLLSTMDAIYVYTFCILACTATTVFRSFLFMKICMNSSINLHNTMFSNLLQARMSFFHTNPSGRILNRFSKDIGTIDELLPATILEAFQINIVLVAILIMVSILNRWMIIPIVIMLILFFFITKFYLRTAQSVKRLEGVSKSPLFSHINATLNGLPTIRSSGIGIEKMMRNKFDALQNAHSGAWYQVLVCGAAFGLVLDTLICLYIACLCYSFIILNENGGVSGGDVGLAISQSLILAGAMQFGIKQMVETFSLMTAVERILQYTNLPAESAAISDNPPPPTWPFKGQLTFKDVSMKYDRNDPFVLKNLNFSIEPGWKIGVVGRTGAGKSSLISALFRLFDEGLEGEIIIDGLVTKTIGLQELRAKISIIPQEPVLFSESLRYNLDPFNQYDDVRLWEVLRLVELNGVALDHIVLHSGHNFSVGQRQLICLARAILRNNRLLVLDEATANIDSHTDTVIQDTIRNNFKNCTVITIAHRLNTIIDSDRIIVMENGCIVEFGIPYELLHDKPDGYFKKMVEKTGKEMAQNLLEQARKACQKNEENRNLSRQNSGESNIIITEQTKL